The Deltaproteobacteria bacterium genome includes a window with the following:
- a CDS encoding phenylphosphate carboxylase subunit delta, with amino-acid sequence MSAVVRRKASKIKLLLLDVDGVLTDGRIIIDDRGVESKQFHVRDGQGIAMLLRAGIDVGFITGRTSNVVRHRARDLHVTLVYQGVTDKLACYAAIKRKRHLSDDQIAYMGDDLIDLPVLRQAGLAITVTDGWSELPAVVEFTTEAAGGAGAVREVAELLLKAQGKWSKPA; translated from the coding sequence GTAGTTCGGCGCAAGGCGAGCAAGATCAAATTGCTTCTTCTTGACGTGGATGGTGTGCTCACCGACGGTCGAATCATCATCGACGACCGCGGTGTCGAGAGTAAACAGTTTCACGTCCGCGATGGCCAGGGCATCGCCATGCTGCTGCGCGCCGGTATCGATGTCGGTTTCATCACCGGCCGCACGTCCAACGTGGTTCGTCATCGCGCCCGCGACCTCCACGTGACCTTGGTCTATCAAGGCGTCACCGACAAGCTCGCATGTTACGCGGCGATCAAACGTAAGCGCCATCTGAGCGACGATCAGATCGCTTACATGGGCGACGACTTGATCGATCTGCCGGTGCTCAGGCAAGCCGGCCTGGCGATTACCGTCACTGATGGCTGGTCCGAACTGCCAGCCGTGGTTGAATTCACCACCGAAGCGGCGGGTGGCGCTGGAGCGGTCAGAGAGGTCGCTGAATTGTTACTAAAAGCCCAAGGAAAATGGTCCAAACCGGCATGA